In Longimicrobium sp., the DNA window ATGGCGGCGCCGGCGGGGATCGGCACGGACGAGATGCTGGAGCGTGCGCGCCACGTGATCCGCACCGAGGCCGCGTCGGTCGCCGCGCTGGAGGGCCGCATCGGCGCCGAGTTCGCGGCGGCGGTGGACGCGGTGCTGGAGGCGACGGGGCGCGTCATCGTGGCCGGGGTGGGGAAGAGCGGCATCGTGGGCCGCAAGCTCGCCGCCACCCTCACCTCCACCGGCACCCCGGCCGTCTTCCTCCACCCCGTCGAGGCGCTGCACGGCGATCTGGGCCTGGTGGGGAGCGGCGACGTCGCCATCCTCCTCTCCAAGAGCGGCGAGAGCGAGGAGCTGCGCGGCCTGCTGGAGTACCTGAAGCGGATGGATGTCGGCGTGGTCGCCCTCACCGGGCGCCGCGAGTCCGCGCTGGCGCGCCAGGCGGACTGGGTGCTGGACTGCTCGGTGGCCGAAGAGGCGTGCCCGCACGACCTCGCCCCCACCTCGTCCACCGCCGCCGCCATGGCGATGGGCGATGCGCTGGCGGTCGCCCTCCTCCTGCGCCGCGGCTTCGGGCGC includes these proteins:
- a CDS encoding KpsF/GutQ family sugar-phosphate isomerase, encoding MAAPAGIGTDEMLERARHVIRTEAASVAALEGRIGAEFAAAVDAVLEATGRVIVAGVGKSGIVGRKLAATLTSTGTPAVFLHPVEALHGDLGLVGSGDVAILLSKSGESEELRGLLEYLKRMDVGVVALTGRRESALARQADWVLDCSVAEEACPHDLAPTSSTAAAMAMGDALAVALLLRRGFGRDDFARFHPGGALGRRLLLRVQDVMETSDLPLLPTGATMRQALVPLAERRGTVAVVDDEGRLLGVVTSGDLTRLMEREEHFYGIAVSEVMTRDPKTVEPGELAAAAVGVMERHGVMALPVVDEGRVVGMVHLHDLMRAGAV